From a single Bryobacter aggregatus MPL3 genomic region:
- a CDS encoding penicillin-binding protein: MLAPINPAVDRRARWLLRLLMIWGVAVLARLFYLQIVKHDYYADLAEQQQTRLVEIAAHRGTIYDRNGHILAITVPVETVVVNPQQVPNTEVAASIFSEILGLNEKELLGKLDAKVAEKRKYFKIAEQISQEQAKRLKSLRLGWIQFESSTIRVYPNDQLAAHILGGVDFEKAGNGGIEQGLEDELAGRPGYAHMVTDVRHRGLESVVEIEPIPGNDVTLTIDYRVQFELEKLLGAAVIANNCWTGRALVMDPHNGEIVAMASYPTYNPNDKVVNMEARQNLPIQSPIEPGSVFKVFTIAGAIQDRKVTPKTGFHCGNGILNLFGRVIHDHDPYGYIPVEDILAHSSNIGAIRVAQELGEKRFSEYIKAFGFGSKTGLPLPGESSGRVLRLSKWTKSSIGSVAMGHEVMATTIQLGQAASVIANGGQLIPPKIVRRITAASSEGPNANRVPLRRTSFDEPQAKMTTVLSPDAVVQMRKMMEHVVLGGTGRKAKIAGYSVGGKTGSAQIYDVKAKQYSHKYHATFMGFTPVNDPRLVTIITLDGSTKYGGAVSAPVFSEATNAALRILNVPRDLPDDIKSEPVKDISINDAPDTETLVEKSVEEVENSDETVTKSTFVTPSFAGMTLRAALEAASKAGFRIDPIGSGLVREQSPPAGEPVSYGQKIKLRFGR, translated from the coding sequence ATGTTAGCGCCCATCAACCCAGCCGTCGACCGCCGCGCTCGTTGGTTGCTTAGGCTGCTGATGATCTGGGGAGTGGCCGTTCTCGCACGGTTGTTCTATCTGCAGATTGTCAAACACGATTACTACGCCGACCTTGCCGAACAACAGCAGACTCGCCTGGTCGAGATCGCCGCCCATCGCGGCACCATTTACGATCGCAACGGACATATCCTTGCGATCACGGTTCCGGTAGAAACCGTTGTTGTCAATCCACAACAGGTTCCCAACACAGAAGTTGCCGCCAGTATCTTCAGCGAAATCCTCGGCCTCAACGAGAAGGAACTGCTCGGCAAGCTGGATGCGAAGGTCGCCGAGAAGCGAAAGTACTTCAAGATTGCCGAACAGATCAGCCAGGAACAGGCGAAGCGCCTGAAAAGCCTGCGTTTGGGCTGGATTCAGTTTGAATCCTCCACCATCCGCGTCTATCCCAATGACCAGTTAGCCGCTCACATCCTCGGCGGGGTCGACTTTGAGAAAGCCGGCAACGGCGGCATCGAACAAGGTCTCGAAGACGAACTGGCCGGACGTCCCGGCTACGCCCACATGGTGACCGATGTCCGCCATCGCGGCCTCGAAAGCGTTGTTGAAATCGAACCGATTCCTGGCAATGACGTCACTCTCACCATCGACTATCGCGTTCAGTTTGAGTTGGAGAAACTGCTCGGCGCGGCCGTGATCGCCAATAATTGCTGGACCGGACGCGCCCTTGTCATGGATCCCCACAACGGTGAGATCGTCGCCATGGCCAGCTATCCCACCTATAACCCGAACGATAAAGTGGTCAACATGGAGGCTCGTCAAAACCTCCCCATCCAGAGTCCGATCGAACCCGGCTCTGTGTTCAAAGTATTTACGATTGCCGGCGCGATCCAAGACCGCAAAGTCACTCCCAAAACTGGCTTTCATTGCGGCAACGGCATATTGAACCTCTTCGGACGAGTCATTCACGATCACGATCCCTACGGATATATTCCTGTCGAGGATATCCTCGCGCACTCCAGCAACATTGGCGCCATTCGAGTCGCTCAGGAACTGGGCGAAAAGCGTTTCTCTGAATACATCAAAGCCTTTGGCTTCGGCAGCAAGACCGGACTTCCCTTGCCCGGCGAATCTTCGGGCCGCGTCCTCCGCTTGTCGAAATGGACCAAGAGTTCGATTGGCTCTGTCGCCATGGGACACGAAGTGATGGCCACCACCATTCAATTGGGACAAGCCGCTTCTGTCATCGCCAATGGTGGCCAACTGATTCCACCGAAAATTGTGCGTCGCATTACAGCGGCCAGTAGCGAAGGCCCCAATGCGAACCGGGTACCACTTCGACGCACCAGCTTTGACGAGCCACAAGCAAAGATGACCACGGTCCTGTCCCCCGACGCCGTTGTTCAAATGCGAAAGATGATGGAGCACGTTGTACTTGGCGGCACCGGTCGCAAAGCAAAGATCGCGGGTTACTCCGTCGGGGGAAAGACCGGCTCAGCTCAGATCTACGACGTAAAAGCAAAACAATACTCGCACAAGTACCACGCGACCTTTATGGGATTCACTCCGGTGAACGACCCTCGGCTGGTCACCATCATTACCCTGGACGGTTCCACCAAATATGGTGGAGCAGTTTCTGCTCCCGTATTTAGTGAAGCAACCAATGCGGCGCTCCGCATTCTCAATGTCCCGCGAGACCTGCCTGATGACATCAAGAGTGAACCCGTCAAAGACATTTCCATCAACGACGCACCAGACACTGAAACTCTTGTGGAAAAGTCTGTGGAAGAAGTGGAAAACTCCGACGAGACAGTTACTAAGTCGACATTTGTGACTCCTAGCTTCGCGGGCATGACACTACGCGCAGCCCTTGAAGCTGCTTCCAAAGCAGGCTTTCGCATTGATCCAATCGGCAGCGGACTTGTCCGCGAACAATCGCCACCCGCCGGCGAGCCGGTATCTTATGGACAAAAGATCAAGTTGAGGTTTGGACGGTAG
- a CDS encoding sugar phosphate isomerase/epimerase family protein gives MPLTRRTALAATIAPLLRAQPRQQIAVSTYSFWHLRGTKYPLEKVIEQAHAMGFDGVELLHRQFASEDKEYLNKLKQMAFERGLSLPMLSIHQDFVSPDAAERKKNIDHTKHCIDLAAQLGIPAIRLNSGRWKTIKSFDDLMKVKGDEPPLAGYKLDDAKRWCVDSINEIIPHAKSAGVRMALENHWGLTTNVAVLLDLWKAVNSPWLGINLDTGNFPEKPYDGISTLAPHATIVQAKTYYGGGVWYTLDLDYKRIAKILADAKFSGWVSLEMEGNEDPLTAVPKSLKVLRDAFASH, from the coding sequence ATGCCTCTCACACGACGAACAGCTCTTGCTGCCACAATTGCACCCCTCCTGCGTGCGCAACCGCGCCAGCAGATCGCCGTATCTACCTATTCGTTCTGGCATCTTCGGGGCACAAAGTACCCGCTCGAAAAGGTGATCGAACAGGCCCACGCCATGGGCTTTGATGGTGTCGAACTTCTCCATCGGCAATTCGCGTCGGAGGATAAGGAGTATTTAAACAAGCTGAAGCAGATGGCCTTTGAACGTGGGCTTTCTCTGCCGATGCTGAGCATCCATCAGGACTTTGTCTCACCCGATGCTGCTGAGCGTAAGAAGAATATCGATCATACGAAGCATTGCATCGATCTCGCGGCGCAACTGGGGATTCCCGCGATCCGTCTGAACTCGGGCCGTTGGAAGACGATCAAGAGCTTTGACGATTTGATGAAGGTGAAGGGGGACGAGCCGCCACTTGCCGGATATAAGCTGGACGACGCCAAACGCTGGTGTGTCGATTCGATCAATGAAATCATCCCGCATGCAAAGTCTGCCGGAGTGCGGATGGCTCTTGAAAATCATTGGGGCCTGACGACGAATGTCGCGGTTCTTCTGGATCTGTGGAAGGCTGTAAATTCACCCTGGCTCGGGATCAATCTCGACACCGGAAACTTCCCTGAGAAGCCTTATGACGGCATCAGCACCCTAGCTCCGCATGCCACCATTGTGCAGGCGAAAACCTATTATGGCGGGGGCGTCTGGTACACCCTCGATCTCGACTACAAGCGCATTGCCAAGATCCTGGCCGATGCGAAATTCAGTGGGTGGGTGAGCCTGGAGATGGAAGGCAATGAGGATCCGCTCACTGCCGTTCCCAAGAGTCTGAAAGTGCTACGGGATGCGTTCGCCTCGCACTAA
- a CDS encoding M56 family metallopeptidase produces MIPSSTLTLGLQSALLLAIAASVTWLLRRSNAALRHYIWTLALAFLLVLPFWPVQSFRVPVPIAQSAATRIVVTADGSRLGPSAIDAATVLRGLWMGGVLLLLARMAGSQFRGWRLARTATVWQEDAFLSSSIAVPMVVGLSAPKILLPLDAVDWEPERLEAVLAHERMHVLRRDLFWKFLAQIACAAYWPNPLVWFAARQHDKECEQSCDDGVLLSGVRATDYAKHLVSIARNLRAGPQLEGGLSMATTSTLERRLTALLNPLTSHKPLTRGTLLTTAALSLALLAPIAGWNLVAQTMGGTNGMVVDPSGAPIADARVTLVFPAGSNDRREITRTHASGDFHFPALPEGVYTLRVESPGFGPLEQAGLLLGKPGEAPIRITLNVGGIRESVQVSAVPGPASEPKQIRVGGNIQATKLVSQVRPLYPADCRTERVQGTVLLNAVIGVDGSIVSLKPINEFVDVRLRDTAIDSVKQWRYTPTLLNGNPIEVATVIEVNFTLSR; encoded by the coding sequence ATGATTCCCTCTTCCACACTGACACTCGGTCTGCAATCGGCGTTGCTGCTTGCGATCGCGGCCAGCGTCACCTGGCTGCTGCGCCGCTCCAATGCCGCCTTGCGCCACTATATCTGGACCCTGGCGCTGGCCTTTCTGCTGGTATTGCCGTTTTGGCCTGTGCAGAGTTTTCGCGTGCCTGTGCCAATTGCACAGAGTGCCGCCACACGGATTGTTGTGACCGCGGATGGGAGTCGGCTTGGCCCGAGTGCCATCGATGCCGCCACGGTGCTTCGCGGGCTCTGGATGGGCGGCGTGCTGCTCCTGCTCGCTCGCATGGCGGGATCGCAGTTCCGGGGCTGGCGTCTGGCGCGCACGGCCACGGTGTGGCAGGAGGATGCCTTTCTTTCGTCCTCCATCGCAGTTCCGATGGTGGTGGGGCTGTCTGCGCCCAAAATTCTGCTCCCTCTCGACGCTGTCGATTGGGAGCCGGAGCGTCTCGAGGCTGTGCTCGCTCATGAGCGGATGCACGTGCTGCGCCGCGATCTCTTCTGGAAGTTCCTCGCGCAAATCGCCTGCGCCGCCTATTGGCCGAATCCCCTCGTTTGGTTTGCCGCCCGTCAGCATGACAAGGAATGTGAACAGTCTTGTGATGACGGCGTGCTGCTTTCGGGAGTCCGGGCCACCGACTACGCGAAACACCTGGTCTCGATCGCTCGCAATCTGCGAGCGGGTCCTCAACTTGAAGGAGGTTTATCCATGGCAACGACATCGACTCTCGAGCGCCGCCTGACGGCACTGCTCAATCCACTCACTTCTCACAAACCGCTGACGCGAGGAACGCTACTGACGACGGCGGCGCTCAGTCTCGCGCTCCTGGCGCCGATTGCTGGCTGGAATCTCGTTGCACAAACGATGGGAGGAACCAATGGGATGGTAGTGGACCCGAGCGGCGCGCCCATTGCGGACGCACGGGTGACGCTTGTGTTCCCAGCGGGCAGCAATGACCGGCGCGAGATCACACGCACGCATGCCTCAGGCGACTTCCATTTTCCAGCACTGCCCGAGGGGGTTTATACGCTCCGCGTGGAGAGCCCGGGATTTGGTCCCCTGGAGCAGGCTGGCTTGTTGCTGGGCAAGCCGGGCGAAGCCCCGATTCGGATCACGTTGAATGTGGGCGGAATTCGCGAGTCCGTGCAGGTGTCTGCGGTGCCCGGGCCGGCTAGCGAGCCGAAGCAGATTCGCGTCGGTGGCAATATCCAGGCGACGAAACTGGTGAGCCAAGTGCGTCCGCTGTACCCGGCGGATTGCCGTACAGAGCGGGTGCAAGGCACCGTGCTTTTGAATGCGGTGATCGGGGTGGATGGCAGCATTGTCAGCCTGAAGCCGATCAACGAGTTTGTCGACGTGCGGCTTCGCGACACCGCGATCGACAGTGTGAAGCAATGGCGCTACACGCCGACACTCTTGAATGGAAATCCAATTGAAGTGGCCACCGTGATCGAAGTGAACTTTACGCTGTCCCGGTAG
- a CDS encoding BlaI/MecI/CopY family transcriptional regulator — translation MNETLSRRERQIMDILHRLGRASAADIEAALPDAPSYSAVRAHLRTLEDKGHIRHEMEQLRYVFFPTVNPERARSSALRHLVDTFFGGSATDAAAALLDPKSATLPLADLDRLADLIEEARKEGR, via the coding sequence ATGAACGAAACACTCAGCCGCCGCGAGCGGCAGATCATGGACATCCTCCACCGTCTGGGTCGGGCCAGCGCGGCCGACATTGAGGCGGCTCTCCCCGATGCGCCCAGCTATTCGGCGGTGCGGGCCCATCTGCGTACTCTCGAAGACAAGGGGCACATCCGTCATGAGATGGAGCAGCTCCGCTATGTCTTCTTCCCGACTGTCAACCCCGAACGCGCCCGTAGTTCCGCATTGCGCCATCTGGTGGATACCTTCTTTGGCGGATCCGCGACGGATGCGGCGGCGGCCTTGCTTGACCCGAAGTCGGCAACGCTGCCTCTTGCCGATCTCGATCGTCTGGCGGATCTGATCGAAGAAGCAAGGAAGGAGGGCCGATGA
- a CDS encoding Gfo/Idh/MocA family protein, protein MSTRREFLEVSALGGATASLAQAQKISANDKIRVGCIGMGNMGLGDVKTASTVDGVEFVAVADVYEGRLTNAKEMFGKQIFTTRDYRELLARPDIDAVIIATPDHWHATQAVAALEAGKHVYCQKPMVKNPEDGHKIIAAEKKSGKVFQVGSQRVSSILYARLREVIKEGKIGEIRMIEAFYDRNSALGAWQYVIPYDASPSTVSWDSFIGSAPKRPFEPIRLFRWRNYQDYGTGIAGDLFVHLFSGIHYVMDSNGPERVFASGGTYYWNDGRDVPDLMIGLYDYPKTATHGAHQITLRVNFEAGTGGGQSFRFVGTEGYITLDVGNGFTVHSTPREARPGYDLQPFPAAVKKQFLDEYKKQYPDQKPSADSMRPATSYSYKLPAGYAEQFAHHANFYDAIRNKRAVIEDATFGLRAAAPALLSNTSYFEKRLVQWDPTAMKIKA, encoded by the coding sequence ATGTCCACCAGAAGAGAATTCCTTGAAGTGAGCGCACTCGGAGGCGCAACCGCAAGCCTGGCGCAGGCGCAGAAGATATCCGCGAATGACAAGATCCGTGTCGGTTGTATCGGCATGGGGAATATGGGCCTTGGAGACGTCAAGACCGCTTCCACCGTGGATGGCGTCGAGTTCGTCGCGGTCGCCGATGTCTATGAAGGTAGGCTCACTAACGCGAAGGAGATGTTCGGCAAGCAGATCTTCACCACGCGCGACTACCGGGAGTTACTCGCACGTCCGGACATCGACGCCGTCATCATTGCCACTCCCGATCACTGGCACGCCACGCAGGCTGTCGCCGCGCTCGAAGCCGGCAAGCATGTCTACTGTCAAAAGCCGATGGTCAAGAACCCCGAAGACGGTCACAAGATCATTGCGGCCGAGAAGAAGTCGGGTAAGGTCTTCCAGGTGGGCAGCCAGCGCGTCAGCTCGATTCTCTACGCTCGCCTGCGGGAAGTGATCAAGGAAGGAAAGATCGGCGAGATCCGCATGATCGAAGCCTTCTACGATCGCAACAGCGCGCTCGGCGCCTGGCAGTATGTGATCCCCTACGACGCCTCGCCCAGCACGGTCAGCTGGGATAGCTTCATCGGCTCCGCGCCGAAGCGTCCCTTTGAACCCATCCGCTTGTTCCGCTGGAGAAACTACCAGGATTACGGCACCGGCATCGCGGGTGACTTGTTCGTCCACCTGTTTAGCGGCATCCACTATGTGATGGATTCCAACGGCCCCGAGCGCGTCTTTGCAAGCGGCGGCACTTACTATTGGAACGATGGCCGCGACGTACCCGATCTGATGATCGGTCTCTACGACTACCCCAAGACAGCCACTCACGGCGCTCATCAAATCACCCTGCGTGTGAACTTTGAAGCGGGCACCGGCGGTGGGCAGAGCTTCCGCTTTGTCGGCACCGAAGGCTACATCACGCTCGACGTCGGCAATGGCTTCACGGTCCACTCCACCCCGCGCGAGGCACGCCCCGGCTACGATCTGCAGCCCTTCCCTGCTGCCGTCAAAAAGCAGTTCCTGGACGAGTACAAGAAACAGTATCCCGACCAGAAGCCCAGCGCCGACAGCATGCGCCCCGCCACCTCCTATAGCTATAAGCTTCCGGCTGGCTATGCAGAACAGTTCGCGCATCACGCGAACTTCTACGACGCCATCCGCAACAAGCGGGCCGTCATTGAAGACGCTACCTTCGGCCTGCGCGCTGCCGCACCGGCCCTGTTGAGCAACACCAGCTACTTCGAGAAGCGGCTCGTGCAATGGGACCCGACGGCGATGAAGATCAAGGCCTAG
- the lysA gene encoding diaminopimelate decarboxylase, whose product MNYEFRQGRLCVEDVHLTSVAERCGTPTYVYSAGMIRERYREYADALAGLDSRVCYAVKANSNLAILNLLVREGAGFDIVSGGELFRVLRAGGDASKVVFSGVGKTAAEIRYALEQGVASFNCESIAEIDVLDQVAGEMKKKAQVALRVNPDVNPVTHEYISTGLRENKFGIDMSVVEKAYEYAATLQHVAMTGVSCHIGSQMLDSAPMVEAVQRLVALAKRLQAAGLPIAHLDLGGGLGVKYEANERTPSIGLALAALRKVVEGTGLAITVEPGRSIVAESGVLLTRVLYRKNNGGKEFTIVDAGMNDLIRPSLYKAFHEIVPVVQKDSREILTDIVGPVCESGDWLAKQRRLPLMESGDLLAVKTAGAYGFGMSSNYNSRGRAAEVLIDGSRFEVIRERENWDDLVRGERIP is encoded by the coding sequence ATGAATTACGAATTTCGACAGGGACGCTTGTGCGTCGAAGATGTACATTTGACCTCTGTAGCCGAGCGATGCGGGACGCCGACCTACGTATACAGCGCGGGAATGATTCGCGAACGCTACCGGGAATATGCCGATGCCTTAGCAGGCTTGGACAGCCGCGTTTGCTACGCCGTCAAGGCAAACTCAAACCTTGCCATATTGAACTTACTCGTGCGCGAAGGGGCCGGCTTTGACATTGTGAGCGGCGGCGAACTCTTCCGCGTGCTGCGTGCCGGAGGCGATGCCTCAAAGGTGGTCTTCAGCGGCGTGGGCAAGACTGCCGCCGAAATCCGCTACGCCCTCGAACAGGGTGTTGCCAGCTTCAATTGCGAAAGCATTGCCGAGATCGACGTGCTCGATCAGGTGGCTGGCGAGATGAAGAAGAAAGCCCAGGTGGCCCTGCGCGTCAACCCGGATGTGAATCCGGTCACTCACGAGTACATCTCCACCGGCCTGCGCGAAAACAAGTTCGGCATCGACATGAGTGTCGTCGAAAAAGCCTACGAATATGCGGCCACCTTGCAGCATGTTGCGATGACCGGCGTCAGTTGCCACATTGGCTCCCAGATGCTCGACTCCGCACCGATGGTGGAAGCCGTCCAGCGGCTGGTGGCATTGGCCAAGCGCCTGCAAGCCGCGGGGCTCCCCATTGCGCACCTCGATTTGGGCGGCGGGCTCGGCGTCAAGTACGAAGCCAATGAGCGCACCCCCTCAATTGGGTTGGCCCTGGCTGCTCTCCGCAAAGTTGTGGAAGGAACAGGACTCGCCATCACCGTCGAACCGGGCCGCTCGATTGTGGCGGAATCCGGCGTGCTACTCACACGCGTGCTGTATCGCAAAAACAACGGAGGCAAGGAATTCACCATTGTCGATGCCGGCATGAATGACTTGATCCGCCCCTCGCTGTACAAGGCATTTCACGAGATTGTGCCGGTGGTGCAGAAGGATTCGCGAGAGATCCTGACCGACATCGTGGGTCCGGTTTGTGAAAGTGGGGATTGGCTCGCCAAACAGCGCAGATTGCCACTTATGGAGAGCGGCGATCTGCTGGCTGTGAAAACGGCGGGCGCTTACGGATTCGGAATGTCTTCGAACTACAATTCGCGCGGCCGTGCCGCCGAGGTGTTAATCGACGGCAGCCGCTTCGAAGTGATTCGCGAACGCGAAAACTGGGACGACTTAGTGCGAGGCGAACGCATCCCGTAG
- a CDS encoding inorganic diphosphatase — translation MHGLSLYDIDPGPESPEIVRMIVEIPMHSANKYEYDGEFGLFRLDRSLYASVHYPGDYGFIPGTLAEDHDPLDILVLVSEPSITGCMMLVRPVGILNMIDSSERDQKILAVPTRNPRFEQIHTIDQVFPHTRREIEHFFTIYKELEGKRTVMEGWGGPKEARKAILESRQSYFEAKEAPPK, via the coding sequence ATGCACGGACTGTCCTTGTACGACATCGATCCTGGCCCGGAGTCGCCCGAGATCGTGCGGATGATTGTGGAAATCCCCATGCACTCCGCCAATAAATACGAATATGACGGCGAGTTTGGGCTTTTCCGCCTGGATAGGTCGCTTTACGCGTCCGTTCATTACCCCGGAGATTACGGATTCATCCCCGGCACTTTGGCGGAGGATCACGATCCGCTCGATATTCTCGTGCTCGTCTCGGAGCCGAGCATCACGGGTTGCATGATGCTGGTCCGGCCCGTCGGAATTCTGAACATGATCGATAGCTCGGAGCGTGATCAGAAGATCCTGGCGGTGCCGACGCGGAATCCCCGTTTCGAGCAAATCCACACCATCGATCAGGTGTTCCCTCACACACGGCGCGAGATCGAGCACTTCTTCACCATTTATAAGGAACTGGAAGGCAAGCGGACGGTGATGGAAGGCTGGGGCGGTCCGAAGGAAGCGCGCAAGGCGATCCTCGAGTCTCGTCAAAGCTACTTTGAGGCCAAAGAAGCGCCTCCTAAATAA
- the rsmH gene encoding 16S rRNA (cytosine(1402)-N(4))-methyltransferase RsmH, with translation MAHFPVMSAEVLSYLAIRSESRIADMTAGLGGHSKQIAALLDSGVLVMNDRDGESLAEAVENTREFAAKIRPTQGVFSTFPERFREMGIGQLDGLLVDLGVSMKQLTEPERGFSFRHDGPLDMRMSRDSEQDLTAADVVNTFSEKEIADILYEYGEEWRSRAIARAVVRARPIHTTRQLAQLAGQGAASRDTKVSPATKTFMALRLYVNREMDELKALLEALPGLMAVGSRVVALSFMSTEDRILKQKFQEFQRAGLAKILTKHVVKPSDEELRRNPASRSAKLRAIEWQAAT, from the coding sequence ATGGCTCACTTCCCGGTGATGTCCGCGGAGGTGCTCAGTTATCTGGCGATCCGTAGCGAGAGTCGGATAGCTGATATGACCGCCGGTCTTGGGGGGCATTCCAAACAAATAGCTGCCCTCCTCGATTCTGGCGTTCTGGTAATGAATGACCGGGATGGAGAGAGCCTCGCCGAGGCGGTGGAAAATACGCGCGAATTCGCTGCGAAGATCCGCCCGACCCAGGGAGTGTTCTCCACCTTTCCCGAAAGGTTTCGAGAGATGGGCATTGGTCAGTTGGATGGACTACTCGTTGACCTCGGGGTGAGCATGAAACAGCTCACGGAACCTGAGCGCGGTTTTTCGTTCCGGCACGATGGCCCCTTGGATATGAGGATGTCTCGCGACTCCGAACAAGATCTTACTGCGGCGGACGTAGTCAACACGTTCTCTGAAAAAGAAATCGCCGACATTTTGTACGAGTACGGCGAGGAATGGAGGTCGCGGGCAATTGCCAGAGCAGTAGTCCGGGCGCGGCCGATTCATACGACTCGGCAGCTTGCCCAGCTTGCCGGTCAGGGGGCCGCGTCCCGGGATACAAAAGTATCTCCGGCAACTAAGACTTTTATGGCTTTGCGGTTGTATGTCAACCGTGAAATGGATGAGTTGAAAGCGTTACTGGAGGCTCTACCCGGACTGATGGCAGTCGGAAGTCGAGTTGTAGCGTTGAGTTTCATGAGTACGGAAGATCGGATTCTGAAACAGAAATTTCAAGAGTTTCAACGTGCGGGGTTAGCCAAGATCCTGACCAAGCATGTTGTGAAACCAAGTGATGAAGAATTAAGGCGAAACCCAGCTTCGAGAAGTGCGAAGTTAAGGGCGATTGAATGGCAGGCGGCAACTTAG